A window from Mangifera indica cultivar Alphonso chromosome 2, CATAS_Mindica_2.1, whole genome shotgun sequence encodes these proteins:
- the LOC123208309 gene encoding uncharacterized protein LOC123208309 isoform X3 gives MSSSKNFNNDGVQTEGSDFVKRHSFEMHLAQRKQKNDNFNYILHQDQEAMELYLRATTQKEEIQNLREQISIACVKELQLLNEKYTLERKFSELRMAIDEKKNEAITSALNELVMRKGDLEENLKLVHDLKVIEDERYVFMSSMLGLLAEYGYWPHVTTAASVSNTVKHLHDQLQWKIRSSYDRTRELTLVAGTHDAPGSLDMHGFSPYNPYADVRNESTDNMPRNYNDNGHAEMEKLMLNNQMQQPFDNSSGFSFNTNRQGVNVIPSSTLDKVVSGKIPGEMAEGPGIDGFQIIGEAIPGEKLLGCGYPVRGTTLCMFQWVRHLQDGTRQYIEGATNPEYVVTADDVDKLIAVECIPMDDQGHQGEIVRLFANEQNKITCDPDMQREINTHISQGQAAFNVQLLDSSENWEPTTLILRRSSYQVRINTTEALVIEEKFSKDLSIKIPCGLSTQFVLTCSDGSFYPFRTYNVRIRARGRGLDLLRKETTFTILNHLKRST, from the exons GCATAGTTTTGAAATGCATCTTGCTCAAAGGAAgcagaaaaatgacaattttaattatattctacATCAAGATCAAGAGGCTATG GAACTTTATTTGCGAGCTACAACTCAAAAAGAAGAGATCCAAAATTTGCGTGAACAAATTTCTATTGCCTGCGTAAAG GAATTGCAGTTGTTAAATGAGAAGTATACACTGGAGAGGAAATTCTCAGAGTTAAGGATG GCAATTGATGAGAAGAAGAATGAAGCTATTACTTCGGCTTTGAATGAATTGGTTATGAGGAAAGGAGATcttgaagaaaatttaaaattggttcATGATCTAAAG GTTATTGAGGATGAGAGATACGTTTTCATGTCATCAATGCTTGGACTTTTGGCAGAATATGGTTATTGGCCTCATGTAACAACTGCTGCTTCTGTATCCAACACTGTCAAG CACCTACATGATCAACTGCAATGGAAGATTAGAAGTTCTTAT GATAGAACTAGAGAGTTGACATTAGTGGCAGGAACTCATGATGCACCTGGATCGCTTGATATG CATGGCTTTTCTCCTTATAATCCCTATGCAGATGTGCGTAATGAATCAACTGACAATATGCCGAGAAACTATAATGACAATGGTCATGCAGAAATGGAAAAGTTGATGCTCAATAATCAGATGCAGCAGCCATTCGATAATTCGAGTGGTTTCTCATTCAATACGAACCG ACAAGGTGTCAACGTCATTCCTAGTAGTACATTAGATAAAGTTGTTTCGGGAAAGATTCCAGGAGAAATGGCAG AGGGACCTGGAATTGACGGTTTTCAGATTATTGGTGAAGCCATACCTGGAGAAAAACTTCTTGGATGTGGATATCCTGTACGGGGAACCACTCTATGTATGTTTCAG TGGGTTCGTCATCTTCAGGATGGCACCAGGCAGTACATTGAGG GAGCCACAAATCCAGAATATGTTGTCACAgctgatgatgttgataaacTGATTGCTGTTGAGTGCATACCCATGGATGATCAAGGTCACCAG GGGGAAATTGTGAGGCTTTTTGCTAATGAGCAGAACAAAATAACGTGTG ACCCTGATATGCAGAGAGAGATCAACACACATATCTCTCAAGGTCAAGCTGCATTTAATGTTCAACTGCTG gATTCTTCTGAGAATTGGGAGCCAACAACTCTAATATTAAGACGATCAAGTTACCAAGTCAGAATAAATACCACAGAAGCTTTGGTTATTGAGGAGAAATTTTCGAAGGATTTATCG ATCAAGATACCTTGTGGGCTCTCAACGCAATTTGTTTTAACATGCTCTGATGGTTCTTTTTATCCTTTCAGAACATACAATGTTCG GATTAGGGCTCGGGGAAGAGGATTGGACTTGCTAAGGAAAGAAACGACCTTTACTATCTTGAATCATCTCAAAAGG
- the LOC123208309 gene encoding uncharacterized protein LOC123208309 isoform X2, whose translation MSSSKNFNNDGVQTEGSDFVKRHSFEMHLAQRKQKNDNFNYILHQDQEAMELYLRATTQKEEIQNLREQISIACVKELQLLNEKYTLERKFSELRMAIDEKKNEAITSALNELVMRKGDLEENLKLVHDLKVIEDERYVFMSSMLGLLAEYGYWPHVTTAASVSNTVKHLHDQLQWKIRSSYDRTRELTLVAGTHDAPGSLDMHGFSPYNPYADVRNESTDNMPRNYNDNGHAEMEKLMLNNQMQQPFDNSSGFSFNTNRQGVNVIPSSTLDKVVSGKIPGEMAGNVLFHSHGANDEIYSSVSEEGPGIDGFQIIGEAIPGEKLLGCGYPVRGTTLCMFQWVRHLQDGTRQYIEGATNPEYVVTADDVDKLIAVECIPMDDQGHQGEIVRLFANEQNKITCDPDMQREINTHISQGQAAFNVQLLDSSENWEPTTLILRRSSYQVRINTTEALVIEEKFSKDLSIKIPCGLSTQFVLTCSDGSFYPFRTYNVRARDTLVLTVRMFQAKALDDKRKGRA comes from the exons GCATAGTTTTGAAATGCATCTTGCTCAAAGGAAgcagaaaaatgacaattttaattatattctacATCAAGATCAAGAGGCTATG GAACTTTATTTGCGAGCTACAACTCAAAAAGAAGAGATCCAAAATTTGCGTGAACAAATTTCTATTGCCTGCGTAAAG GAATTGCAGTTGTTAAATGAGAAGTATACACTGGAGAGGAAATTCTCAGAGTTAAGGATG GCAATTGATGAGAAGAAGAATGAAGCTATTACTTCGGCTTTGAATGAATTGGTTATGAGGAAAGGAGATcttgaagaaaatttaaaattggttcATGATCTAAAG GTTATTGAGGATGAGAGATACGTTTTCATGTCATCAATGCTTGGACTTTTGGCAGAATATGGTTATTGGCCTCATGTAACAACTGCTGCTTCTGTATCCAACACTGTCAAG CACCTACATGATCAACTGCAATGGAAGATTAGAAGTTCTTAT GATAGAACTAGAGAGTTGACATTAGTGGCAGGAACTCATGATGCACCTGGATCGCTTGATATG CATGGCTTTTCTCCTTATAATCCCTATGCAGATGTGCGTAATGAATCAACTGACAATATGCCGAGAAACTATAATGACAATGGTCATGCAGAAATGGAAAAGTTGATGCTCAATAATCAGATGCAGCAGCCATTCGATAATTCGAGTGGTTTCTCATTCAATACGAACCG ACAAGGTGTCAACGTCATTCCTAGTAGTACATTAGATAAAGTTGTTTCGGGAAAGATTCCAGGAGAAATGGCAGGTAATGTCTTGTTTCATTCGCACGGTGCAAATGATGAGATTTATTCCTCTGTTTCGGAAG AGGGACCTGGAATTGACGGTTTTCAGATTATTGGTGAAGCCATACCTGGAGAAAAACTTCTTGGATGTGGATATCCTGTACGGGGAACCACTCTATGTATGTTTCAG TGGGTTCGTCATCTTCAGGATGGCACCAGGCAGTACATTGAGG GAGCCACAAATCCAGAATATGTTGTCACAgctgatgatgttgataaacTGATTGCTGTTGAGTGCATACCCATGGATGATCAAGGTCACCAG GGGGAAATTGTGAGGCTTTTTGCTAATGAGCAGAACAAAATAACGTGTG ACCCTGATATGCAGAGAGAGATCAACACACATATCTCTCAAGGTCAAGCTGCATTTAATGTTCAACTGCTG gATTCTTCTGAGAATTGGGAGCCAACAACTCTAATATTAAGACGATCAAGTTACCAAGTCAGAATAAATACCACAGAAGCTTTGGTTATTGAGGAGAAATTTTCGAAGGATTTATCG ATCAAGATACCTTGTGGGCTCTCAACGCAATTTGTTTTAACATGCTCTGATGGTTCTTTTTATCCTTTCAGAACATACAATGTTCG
- the LOC123208309 gene encoding uncharacterized protein LOC123208309 isoform X1, with protein MSSSKNFNNDGVQTEGSDFVKRHSFEMHLAQRKQKNDNFNYILHQDQEAMELYLRATTQKEEIQNLREQISIACVKELQLLNEKYTLERKFSELRMAIDEKKNEAITSALNELVMRKGDLEENLKLVHDLKVIEDERYVFMSSMLGLLAEYGYWPHVTTAASVSNTVKHLHDQLQWKIRSSYDRTRELTLVAGTHDAPGSLDMHGFSPYNPYADVRNESTDNMPRNYNDNGHAEMEKLMLNNQMQQPFDNSSGFSFNTNRQGVNVIPSSTLDKVVSGKIPGEMAGNVLFHSHGANDEIYSSVSEEGPGIDGFQIIGEAIPGEKLLGCGYPVRGTTLCMFQWVRHLQDGTRQYIEGATNPEYVVTADDVDKLIAVECIPMDDQGHQGEIVRLFANEQNKITCDPDMQREINTHISQGQAAFNVQLLDSSENWEPTTLILRRSSYQVRINTTEALVIEEKFSKDLSIKIPCGLSTQFVLTCSDGSFYPFRTYNVRIRARGRGLDLLRKETTFTILNHLKRST; from the exons GCATAGTTTTGAAATGCATCTTGCTCAAAGGAAgcagaaaaatgacaattttaattatattctacATCAAGATCAAGAGGCTATG GAACTTTATTTGCGAGCTACAACTCAAAAAGAAGAGATCCAAAATTTGCGTGAACAAATTTCTATTGCCTGCGTAAAG GAATTGCAGTTGTTAAATGAGAAGTATACACTGGAGAGGAAATTCTCAGAGTTAAGGATG GCAATTGATGAGAAGAAGAATGAAGCTATTACTTCGGCTTTGAATGAATTGGTTATGAGGAAAGGAGATcttgaagaaaatttaaaattggttcATGATCTAAAG GTTATTGAGGATGAGAGATACGTTTTCATGTCATCAATGCTTGGACTTTTGGCAGAATATGGTTATTGGCCTCATGTAACAACTGCTGCTTCTGTATCCAACACTGTCAAG CACCTACATGATCAACTGCAATGGAAGATTAGAAGTTCTTAT GATAGAACTAGAGAGTTGACATTAGTGGCAGGAACTCATGATGCACCTGGATCGCTTGATATG CATGGCTTTTCTCCTTATAATCCCTATGCAGATGTGCGTAATGAATCAACTGACAATATGCCGAGAAACTATAATGACAATGGTCATGCAGAAATGGAAAAGTTGATGCTCAATAATCAGATGCAGCAGCCATTCGATAATTCGAGTGGTTTCTCATTCAATACGAACCG ACAAGGTGTCAACGTCATTCCTAGTAGTACATTAGATAAAGTTGTTTCGGGAAAGATTCCAGGAGAAATGGCAGGTAATGTCTTGTTTCATTCGCACGGTGCAAATGATGAGATTTATTCCTCTGTTTCGGAAG AGGGACCTGGAATTGACGGTTTTCAGATTATTGGTGAAGCCATACCTGGAGAAAAACTTCTTGGATGTGGATATCCTGTACGGGGAACCACTCTATGTATGTTTCAG TGGGTTCGTCATCTTCAGGATGGCACCAGGCAGTACATTGAGG GAGCCACAAATCCAGAATATGTTGTCACAgctgatgatgttgataaacTGATTGCTGTTGAGTGCATACCCATGGATGATCAAGGTCACCAG GGGGAAATTGTGAGGCTTTTTGCTAATGAGCAGAACAAAATAACGTGTG ACCCTGATATGCAGAGAGAGATCAACACACATATCTCTCAAGGTCAAGCTGCATTTAATGTTCAACTGCTG gATTCTTCTGAGAATTGGGAGCCAACAACTCTAATATTAAGACGATCAAGTTACCAAGTCAGAATAAATACCACAGAAGCTTTGGTTATTGAGGAGAAATTTTCGAAGGATTTATCG ATCAAGATACCTTGTGGGCTCTCAACGCAATTTGTTTTAACATGCTCTGATGGTTCTTTTTATCCTTTCAGAACATACAATGTTCG GATTAGGGCTCGGGGAAGAGGATTGGACTTGCTAAGGAAAGAAACGACCTTTACTATCTTGAATCATCTCAAAAGG
- the LOC123208309 gene encoding uncharacterized protein LOC123208309 isoform X4 translates to MSSSKNFNNDGVQTEGSDFVKRHSFEMHLAQRKQKNDNFNYILHQDQEAMELYLRATTQKEEIQNLREQISIACVKELQLLNEKYTLERKFSELRMAIDEKKNEAITSALNELVMRKGDLEENLKLVHDLKVIEDERYVFMSSMLGLLAEYGYWPHVTTAASVSNTVKHLHDQLQWKIRSSYHGFSPYNPYADVRNESTDNMPRNYNDNGHAEMEKLMLNNQMQQPFDNSSGFSFNTNRQGVNVIPSSTLDKVVSGKIPGEMAGNVLFHSHGANDEIYSSVSEEGPGIDGFQIIGEAIPGEKLLGCGYPVRGTTLCMFQWVRHLQDGTRQYIEGATNPEYVVTADDVDKLIAVECIPMDDQGHQGEIVRLFANEQNKITCDPDMQREINTHISQGQAAFNVQLLDSSENWEPTTLILRRSSYQVRINTTEALVIEEKFSKDLSIKIPCGLSTQFVLTCSDGSFYPFRTYNVRIRARGRGLDLLRKETTFTILNHLKRST, encoded by the exons GCATAGTTTTGAAATGCATCTTGCTCAAAGGAAgcagaaaaatgacaattttaattatattctacATCAAGATCAAGAGGCTATG GAACTTTATTTGCGAGCTACAACTCAAAAAGAAGAGATCCAAAATTTGCGTGAACAAATTTCTATTGCCTGCGTAAAG GAATTGCAGTTGTTAAATGAGAAGTATACACTGGAGAGGAAATTCTCAGAGTTAAGGATG GCAATTGATGAGAAGAAGAATGAAGCTATTACTTCGGCTTTGAATGAATTGGTTATGAGGAAAGGAGATcttgaagaaaatttaaaattggttcATGATCTAAAG GTTATTGAGGATGAGAGATACGTTTTCATGTCATCAATGCTTGGACTTTTGGCAGAATATGGTTATTGGCCTCATGTAACAACTGCTGCTTCTGTATCCAACACTGTCAAG CACCTACATGATCAACTGCAATGGAAGATTAGAAGTTCTTAT CATGGCTTTTCTCCTTATAATCCCTATGCAGATGTGCGTAATGAATCAACTGACAATATGCCGAGAAACTATAATGACAATGGTCATGCAGAAATGGAAAAGTTGATGCTCAATAATCAGATGCAGCAGCCATTCGATAATTCGAGTGGTTTCTCATTCAATACGAACCG ACAAGGTGTCAACGTCATTCCTAGTAGTACATTAGATAAAGTTGTTTCGGGAAAGATTCCAGGAGAAATGGCAGGTAATGTCTTGTTTCATTCGCACGGTGCAAATGATGAGATTTATTCCTCTGTTTCGGAAG AGGGACCTGGAATTGACGGTTTTCAGATTATTGGTGAAGCCATACCTGGAGAAAAACTTCTTGGATGTGGATATCCTGTACGGGGAACCACTCTATGTATGTTTCAG TGGGTTCGTCATCTTCAGGATGGCACCAGGCAGTACATTGAGG GAGCCACAAATCCAGAATATGTTGTCACAgctgatgatgttgataaacTGATTGCTGTTGAGTGCATACCCATGGATGATCAAGGTCACCAG GGGGAAATTGTGAGGCTTTTTGCTAATGAGCAGAACAAAATAACGTGTG ACCCTGATATGCAGAGAGAGATCAACACACATATCTCTCAAGGTCAAGCTGCATTTAATGTTCAACTGCTG gATTCTTCTGAGAATTGGGAGCCAACAACTCTAATATTAAGACGATCAAGTTACCAAGTCAGAATAAATACCACAGAAGCTTTGGTTATTGAGGAGAAATTTTCGAAGGATTTATCG ATCAAGATACCTTGTGGGCTCTCAACGCAATTTGTTTTAACATGCTCTGATGGTTCTTTTTATCCTTTCAGAACATACAATGTTCG GATTAGGGCTCGGGGAAGAGGATTGGACTTGCTAAGGAAAGAAACGACCTTTACTATCTTGAATCATCTCAAAAGG